One part of the Musa acuminata AAA Group cultivar baxijiao chromosome BXJ1-5, Cavendish_Baxijiao_AAA, whole genome shotgun sequence genome encodes these proteins:
- the LOC135673823 gene encoding scarecrow-like protein 8 encodes MASGFPVRELGFGVQIPMPTRAEAGSGGLLKRSLTEMERQQQQQQMQMQHAHFLRSVRQRTLLAPHASSHLSPPLLPVVLSSGSSSSVSANLTASGLAQPQEHSSVPQAAGTGVERMRDRLQELERRLLLDEEEEEEEGEVSASSSAVTTAEWSDAMHKIITPQAPVPTPLSSSPTSSSSSTVSSSVSCSPPSTSTATVAAASSSRQMLLDTAAAIADGNLETATANLAVLNRVANSRGDAEQRLTAMMVGALLSRLNPAQAGSTSLPIAALCSGEHFAAAQMLYELSPCFKLGLVAANLAILEATKDQSMIHILDFSLGQGGQYAALLHVLAERHRFQPAVCPPALRITVVADPSFPFTNPNTSGNLRAVGDRIEKLAERAGLEVRFSVVHRRAAELDASTLGCQPGEALAVNLAFALSRVPDESVSPANPRDELLRRVRALRPRVVALVEQDINTSTAAFAGRFAEACAHYGALLESLDATVNRDSAERARVEAGLARRAVNSVAREGMDRVERCEVFGKWRARMRMAGFESVPLGRDVIEPVKARLASVAPDHGFTIREETGGHGLGFGWKGRAITVASAWR; translated from the coding sequence ATGGCGTCTGGGTTTCCCGTGCGTGAACTCGGCTTCGGCGTGCAGATCCCCATGCCGACGCGAGCGGAAGCTGGAAGTGGCGGCCTGCTGAAGCGGTCGCTGACGGAAATGGagagacagcagcagcagcagcagatgcaGATGCAGCACGCGCACTTCCTCCGATCCGTGAGGCAAAGGACGCTTCTTGCCCCCCATGCTTCCTCCCACctgtctcctcctcttctccctgtTGTTCTCTCTTCGGGTTCCTCCTCCTCGGTTTCGGCCAATTTGACGGCGTCGGGACTCGCGCAGCCTCAGGAGCACTCCTCTGTGCCGCAGGCGGCCGGGACGGGAGTTGAGAGGATGCGAGACCGTCTCCAGGAGCTAGAGCGGCGGCTTCTCTtggacgaggaagaggaggaggaagagggcgaGGTCAGCGCGTCGAGCTCCGCCGTGACCACCGCCGAGTGGAGCGATGCGATGCACAAGATCATCACGCCGCAAGCGCCGGTACCGACCCCGTTGTCTTCTTCGCCCAccagctcctcctcctccaccgtctCGTCCTCTGTCTCGTGCTCTCCTCCCTCGACATCCACGGCGACAGTAGCAGCGGCTTCTTCTTCGAGGCAGATGCTTCTCGACACCGCCGCTGCCATTGCAGACGGTAACCTCGAGACGGCCACCGCGAACCTTGCTGTCCTGAACCGCGTCGCAAACTCCCGAGGCGACGCGGAGCAGCGGCTCACCGCGATGATGGTTGGCGCACTCCTCTCTCGCCTGAACCCGGCACAGGCTGGGAGTACCTCTCTCCCGATTGCGGCACTCTGCAGCGGGGAGCACTTTGCGGCAGCGCAGATGCTCTACGAACTGTCTCCTTGCTTCAAACTCGGGCTCGTCGCCGCCAATTTGGCGATTTTGGAGGCTACCAAGGACCAGTCCATGATCCATATCCTTGACTTCAGTCTTGGCCAGGGCGGCCAATACGCCGCCCTCCTCCACGTCCTCGCGGAACGCCACCGATTCCAGCCTGCCGTCTGTCCCCCCGCCCTTAGGATCACCGTCGTCGCAGACCCCAGTTTCCCCTTCACCAACCCCAACACCAGCGGGAACCTGAGGGCCGTCGGCGACCGGATCGAGAAGCTGGCCGAGCGGGCCGGTCTGGAGGTCCGCTTCAGCGTCGTCCATCGGCGGGCGGCGGAGCTAGACGCGTCGACTCTGGGGTGCCAGCCCGGAGAAGCCCTGGCAGTGAACCTGGCCTTCGCGCTCTCTCGTGTCCCGGACGAGAGCGTCTCTCCCGCGAACCCCCGCGACGAGCTCCTCCGTCGCGTGCGCGCCCTCCGGCCGCGCGTGGTGGCGCTGGTGGAGCAGGATATCAACACCAGCACCGCCGCCTTCGCCGGCCGCTTCGCGGAGGCGTGCGCGCACTACGGCGCCCTGCTGGAGTCGCTCGACGCGACGGTGAACCGGGACAGCGCCGAGAGGGCCCGAGTCGAGGCCGGTTTGGCTCGACGGGCAGTCAATTCGGTGGCCAGGGAAGGGATGGACCGGGTCGAGCGGTGCGAGGTCTTCGGCAAGTGGCGGGCGCGGATGCGAATGGCCGGGTTCGAGTCCGTTCCGCTCGGACGGGACGTGATCGAACCGGTTAAAGCTCGACTCGCGTCTGTCGCGCCCGACCATGGGTTCACCATCCGGGAAGAAACCGGCGGTCACGGTCTTGGATTCGGATGGAAGGGGCGGGCGATCACAGTCGCCTCCGCGTGGCGTTAG